Genomic window (Phycisphaeraceae bacterium):
ATTCGCCGACATCCCGGGATTAATCGAGGGCGCAGCAGACGGCGCAGGACTCGGGCATGATTTCCTGAAACACATCGAGCGCACGCGCGTGCTGGTGCATCTTGTGGATATCGAGCCTACGGACAAGTCAAACCCGGACGAGAACTACCAGAAGATCCGCGCAGAACTCAGCGCGTACTCGCAGGAACTTGCAGAGAAGCCCGAGCTTGTGGTGATCTCAAAGACCGATCTGATGCTCGACGAGGAACTTGATCACGAGATCGCGGTGCTCTCGGGCAGGCTCGGCGTGGAACGCACCGAGGTGATGTCGATCTCGAGCGCATCGGGCAAGGGACTGAAGGACCTGCTCGAGCGCGTGTGGACAATGGTGCGCGAGAGCTAGGTTTTTCCAAGTTTTTACCACAGAGGACACAGAGGTCCACGGAGAACGGGCTTTGCTGGGTGCCATGGTCACGCGAGCGTGACCATGATGATGCGCTGGACACATAGCGCACTCAAGTGCGATAGTGCATACAACGCTCAGGAGCGCGGCGCGCAGCAAAGTTCAGGAGCGTGGGGCGTCTCGCCCCACGGGACAGTTGCTTCCGTTTCCGGGGCGGGACGCCCCGGGCTCCTGTGTTGTTCGCAGAGTGCCACTGCTTTGTCGCATCGCAACAAGCAGTGCAGACATTCAAGCCCATCGCACTGGTACTCGTTTCACGAGATACCAGTGGCACCAAGACATCATGGGTGTGCGAGCCAGGCTATGCACAGTGATGAGCATCTTGCGAGGATTCGCGAGCTTGTGGGGTGGTGAACCGTAGAGGCACTGAGACACAGAGAAGTGAAGACGAGATGAATGTCGTCATTCCCGCGCACGCGGGGATCCAGCTATAGAAATACTCGAACGAAATCTGTGCGCAATCATTGGTCTAGTATAGTTTCAGTGAAATCGCTTGTAGCGAACTGTAATATAGGAAAATGGATGCTATGACCACAAGTTTGGTGATAATAGCTCTATCAATCATAGTAATCATTGCGATTCAGGTTCATGCGCATCGAAAAAGCTATGCATTACTGAATGAGATGGTGGACCAGGGATGGTCGTCGCGTGTGCATGGTGACCATTGTGCAAAGCAATGTAGGCGTAGTCTGGTTAAGCAGCGATTTGCCTCAACAATAAAAAGGCATAAATCCGCGATCCGCACAGCTGGTAGTTATGAACTCTACTTCGAGTGTGGAGAGATGGTAGAGGAAGTCATTACACACCAGACGTGGTCTTATCATCTATATATCTGGCCAAGGACAAGCGATATTCCGTTGGGGTTGTTTGATGGTGCCCGAGTCAGGGCGATTCCAGCAATCAAGTTTGCGAAAGGTCTGCTAGTTGAAACAGATATGGCTGGCAAAGCTCCATCTCTTACCGCGCTGTCCGATGTGATCAGTAAGCATCACGAGCGAAAGGCAGTGTGGGACTGGGTTATCTGCGTGCACGACAAATATGAGTGCTGCTTTCTTATAGTTGAATCAGATGTGCATAGCGCAAGCTTGATTGCAGAATCTGTGTTTAGTGTATTGTCCGCCACCCAATCTGAGATGCATTAGTTGTTTCCATATTTGTCCCGTGTTTAATTCACTGACATGCTGTTTTACTCAAGTTCATCATGGATCGTGCTTAAGTTCTCACGCCAGGTTCGGGGTCGCTGTTATCTCGCAGACATACAACATCTGACCCTGTGTTTGCGCACAGAGCTCGTTGATCATGATGTACAGAACCGGATCCCCGCTTGCGCGGGGATGACGCTTGGCTTTGTCTCCGTGCTGTCTCTGTGTTCCTCAGTGTCCTCTGTGGTTCATCTTGCTTCCCACCCGACAGAACAGCCCCTGAACATCGCGATTTCCGTGGCGTATAATGGTTCGAACCCGCTCTTTTCCGGAGACCGTCCCCATGGGAATCGAAGCCGCACTGCCCACTGACATGATCCTGACCACGCAGTTGCAGCGTGTGATCAACTGGGCCCGCCGGTCGAGTCTGTGGCCGATGCCGTTCGCGACAGCGTGCTGCGGTATCGAGCTGATGGCGACAGCGTCCAGCCGGTACGACCTTGCCCGGTTCGGGGCTGAGGTGATGCGGTTCTCGCCCCGCCAGTCTGACCTGCTGATCGTTGCCGGGCGCATCGGGATCAAGACCATGCCGGTGCTCCAGCGGATCTACCAGCAGATGCCCGAGCCGAAGTGGGTCATCTCGATGGGAGCCTGCGCCTCGACGGGTGGCGTTTTCGACACCTACGCCGTGGTTCAGGGCGTTGATCAGTTCATCCCAGTGGACGTGTACGTGCCCGGGTGCCCACCTCGACCCGAGCAGTTGATCGAGGGCGTGATGGCCATCCAACGCCACATCGACAAGGAAGGATTGCCCCCGTCCGGCGGGAAACGGGCTGCTCTGAACCTCGTGGTGGAGCCGAGCCATACGCCGAGACCCCAGCCTGTCGGTTTGACGATCGGGAAGTAACGGCAGGAGTAAAGAACCCGTCAAACCTGAGGACGGGTGAAACAACTTTCGTGCTGATCGATGTTCTTTCTCAAGTCCGATCAGTTGACGAGTCGATGGATCTGTGTAGCATCATGGCAGCCGATTCCAGAATCGGTGCCGGAATCACGAAGTTGACACACCCATGGTATCCATGAATCCCAAATCCAAAGCAGCGAAATGCAAAGGCGCGAATGACGCTTGGGCTTTCCGTTTGGATTTGGATGATGCGGCATAAACCACTGCAGAAATCAGAATCCAGAACGACCCCGAGCGTCACAGCCTGGGGTCGTTTTCGTTTGTCGTCCGTTTGTTTCGATTGTTCAGCCACGAGTGCCACAGCACAGAACCACAGGAGATTTGATCATGTCCGATGCAGCCACCCTGATCGCAACCGCCTGCCCCGAATGCGACGCTGAGATCACGTTCGAACGCTCGCCCCTCAATGGTGAGGTTTGCCGGTGCTCCGAGTGCCGGGTTGAGCTCGAAGTGACTTGCACGAATCCGTTGCGTCTTGAGATCGCGCCGGAAGTCGAAGAGGACTGGGGCGAGTAAGCAGGGCCAGACATACTCACCTTCATACCCATTACAGAAAGACCAGAGGATTGCAGATGCGTGTTGCCATGCTTCATACCCGGATGCGAACAGAGGAGCGCCTGCTCGTCGACGCGTTCGAGGCTCGCGGTGCCAATGTCGAGCTGGTCGACATCCGACCCGAGGTATTCAGACTCGACGACATGTCGAGATGGACCCAGTTCGATGTCGTGTTCGATCGCTCGTTGAGCCTGACAACGTCGATCACGACGTTGCGCATGCTCGATATGGCTGGTGTCCGATGCGTGAACCATCCGGACGTCGTCGAGGTGTGCTCTGACAAGCTTCGCACGACGCTGGCGCTCGAAAGGGCTGGCGTGCCGAACCCGCGCACGCGCATCGCGCTGTCGCCCGAAGCGGCGCTCGAAGCCATCCGTGTGATGGGGTTCCCTGTCGTGCTTAAGCCGACAGTTGGGTCCTGGGGAAGAATGGTCTCGCGAATCAACGACATGGACGCAGCCGAGGCGATCATCGAGCATCGCGATGTGCTTGGCTCGGTGCAGCATCATGTGTACTACATCCAGGAACACATCGACAAGCCCGACCGCGATCTCCGCGTGTTCGTTGTTGGGGGCGAGCCCATCGCAGCTATCGCGCGGTACTCCGAACACTGGGTGACAAACACCGCGCGTGGCGGAAGCGCGCAGAACGAACCGTTGACAGACGAACTCGTGTCTCTTGCCAGACGCGTGCATGACGCGGTTGGTGGCGATGCGATCGCGATTGATCTGCTCGAATGTCCGAATCGAGGGTTGCTTGTGAACGAGGTGAACCACTCGATGGAGTTCCGCAACTCCATCGCAACAACGGGCATCGATATTCCCGGCAGGATCGTCGAACACATTATGAATAGCACGAGTGTGAACACGCCGTCACTGACAGGAGTGCTCGCGTCGTGACAGAAGCCAGTCAGATACGTGCAGCAATTATTGGTGGATCCGGGTACACGGGCGGCGAACTGCTTCGCGTGCTCTCCATGCATCCGCAGGTTGACGTCACAGCCATAAGCTCAAGATCGCACGCGGGTAATCCTGTGTTTGTTGTGCATCCGCACATGCGGGGACGGACGAATCTTGAGTTCTGTGGTCCCGACGATGTGAAGGACGTCGATGTCGTTTTCCTGTGCATGCCGCACGGGACCGCTGCATCACAGATCGATCATTGGATGTCGCGAGCGGGGACAGTGATCGATCTGTCCGCGGACTTTCGGCTCCGCACGCCCGAGCAGTACACCGAGTGGTACGAATGGCAGCATTCTTCGCCCTCTCGACTGGGTGACGCGGTGTACGGGCTTCCCGAGCTGACACGCAATCAACTTCAGAGCGCGAAACTCATCAGTGGTGTTGGTTGTAATGCGACCGCAATGAATCTCGCGCTGCTCCCGCTGGCACGCGCTGGTGTTATCGATCGAGTTATTGCAGACATCAAGGTTGGTTCGTCAGAGTCCGGTGCAGAGCCGAGCGCGGGATCGCATCATCCCGAGCGTTCGCGCGCAGTGCGCTCGTACGCGCTGACGGGCCATCGCCATGCAGCGGAGGTGCATCAGGCGCTCGGTGATTTCACGCTCGATGTGTCTGTGACCGCGATCGAGATGGTGCGTGGTGTCCTCTGTACAGCGCACATCATACCGAAGGAACGCATGGAGACGAAAGCAGTCTGGAAGCTGTTCCGCGAGGTGTACTCGAAAGAGCCGTTCGTGCGTGTTGTCAACGAGCGATCCGGACTGCACC
Coding sequences:
- a CDS encoding NADH-quinone oxidoreductase subunit B gives rise to the protein MGIEAALPTDMILTTQLQRVINWARRSSLWPMPFATACCGIELMATASSRYDLARFGAEVMRFSPRQSDLLIVAGRIGIKTMPVLQRIYQQMPEPKWVISMGACASTGGVFDTYAVVQGVDQFIPVDVYVPGCPPRPEQLIEGVMAIQRHIDKEGLPPSGGKRAALNLVVEPSHTPRPQPVGLTIGK
- the lysW gene encoding lysine biosynthesis protein LysW; amino-acid sequence: MATACPECDAEITFERSPLNGEVCRCSECRVELEVTCTNPLRLEIAPEVEEDWGE
- the lysX gene encoding lysine biosynthesis protein LysX is translated as MRVAMLHTRMRTEERLLVDAFEARGANVELVDIRPEVFRLDDMSRWTQFDVVFDRSLSLTTSITTLRMLDMAGVRCVNHPDVVEVCSDKLRTTLALERAGVPNPRTRIALSPEAALEAIRVMGFPVVLKPTVGSWGRMVSRINDMDAAEAIIEHRDVLGSVQHHVYYIQEHIDKPDRDLRVFVVGGEPIAAIARYSEHWVTNTARGGSAQNEPLTDELVSLARRVHDAVGGDAIAIDLLECPNRGLLVNEVNHSMEFRNSIATTGIDIPGRIVEHIMNSTSVNTPSLTGVLAS
- a CDS encoding N-acetyl-gamma-glutamyl-phosphate reductase; this translates as MTEASQIRAAIIGGSGYTGGELLRVLSMHPQVDVTAISSRSHAGNPVFVVHPHMRGRTNLEFCGPDDVKDVDVVFLCMPHGTAASQIDHWMSRAGTVIDLSADFRLRTPEQYTEWYEWQHSSPSRLGDAVYGLPELTRNQLQSAKLISGVGCNATAMNLALLPLARAGVIDRVIADIKVGSSESGAEPSAGSHHPERSRAVRSYALTGHRHAAEVHQALGDFTLDVSVTAIEMVRGVLCTAHIIPKERMETKAVWKLFREVYSKEPFVRVVNERSGLHRLPDPKVLLGSNDAHVGFGVDERTGRIVTLCAIDNLMKGAAGSAVQAMNIAFGIEETAGLMIPGLHPA